From the genome of Salmonella enterica subsp. houtenae serovar Houten:
GCTGATTGGTCCGTTGGCCTCGCAGCATCAGGCGTTTAATCAGGCCTGGACAGCGGCGGTAAACGCGACTCAGTAATGACAGTCTGCCCGATAAGCGCAAGCCAGCGCTTATCGGGCCTGCAGCGTTATCCCGCCGCTTGCGGATTGACGCAGTTCTTCTCAATTTTTCCCAGCAGCGCATCAATCAAATTATCCACCGCGCAGGCCATCATGTTGTAGCGAGTCTCATGTGTTGCCGAGCCGATATGCGGTACCGCGACGACGTTAGACATGCTCAGCAGGGGCGAATCCACGGATAGCGGTTCATGTTCAAAGACATCCAGACCTGCCGCATATAGTTCACCGTTTTGCAGCGCGGCAATCAGCGCGTTTTCATCGACCACCGGGCCGCGTCCGGCATTAATAAAAATGGCGGACGATTTCATGCTGGCAAACTGTTTTGCGCCAAACAGATGTCGCGTTTCTGCCGTTAGCGGCAGGATCACGCAGACAAAATCGGCCTCCTGCAACAACGTATCCAGGTCGCAGTAGCGGGCGTTAAACCGATCTTCCGCCTCCTGATGTCGCCGACGGGCGTTATAGAGAATCGGCATGGTAAACCCAAAGTGCGCCCGCTGCGCCAGCGCCATCCCGATACGCCCCATGCCCACGATACCGAGCGTTTTGTGATGAACATCGACGCCAAACCACGCCGGACTAATGTTGTCCGTCCACTTACCCGCTTTCACCCGTTCTGCGACGTCCACCACGCGGCGGGCAGTGGCCAGCATCAGCGCCATCATCGTATCGGCAACCGTTTCCGTTAAAACGGCAGGCGTGTGCATCAGGACTATTTTACGGGCAGTAAGGGCGTCCACATCGACATTATCGTATCCCACCGAGATGGTCGACGCCGCGCGTAGCGCCGGCATCTTCTCCAGCAGCGCGCGGTTAACGGTTTCGCTGGCGCCCAGAAGACCTCGCGCGCTGGCAAACGCCTGCGCGTGTCGTGCTACTGTTTCCGGGTGTAAATTCGGTACCTGGGTGACGGTAAAATGCCTCTCCAGGCGATGCAGTAAATCATCAGGCAGGGTTTTGTAGAGAATGATGGACGGCTTCATGCGACTCTCCGTAATCAAAAGGTAAGCGCGGCGTGCGCCAACCGGAACAGGCCCATTATTAACCCGCTTAGCCATGATC
Proteins encoded in this window:
- the yiaE gene encoding 2-hydroxyacid dehydrogenase — translated: MKPSIILYKTLPDDLLHRLERHFTVTQVPNLHPETVARHAQAFASARGLLGASETVNRALLEKMPALRAASTISVGYDNVDVDALTARKIVLMHTPAVLTETVADTMMALMLATARRVVDVAERVKAGKWTDNISPAWFGVDVHHKTLGIVGMGRIGMALAQRAHFGFTMPILYNARRRHQEAEDRFNARYCDLDTLLQEADFVCVILPLTAETRHLFGAKQFASMKSSAIFINAGRGPVVDENALIAALQNGELYAAGLDVFEHEPLSVDSPLLSMSNVVAVPHIGSATHETRYNMMACAVDNLIDALLGKIEKNCVNPQAAG